One window from the genome of Cryobacterium sp. GrIS_2_6 encodes:
- a CDS encoding helix-turn-helix domain-containing protein, which translates to MLEVAVIDTAGAAAASLEPTRSRLLAALGEPGSATTLAARLGLPRQKVNYHLRELERHGLIELVAERRKGNMTERVMRATAQSFVISPSALGGVAPDPRRGVNEFSARWMLAVAARLVQEVGTLLDRAARAHRPVATFTIDSELRFASAADRADFSAELALRIAELVARYDAPHAPGGRAHRLVVALHPSITRNPEEPRTPADRGN; encoded by the coding sequence ATGCTTGAAGTCGCCGTCATCGACACCGCCGGAGCGGCGGCCGCGTCACTCGAGCCCACGCGTAGCCGATTGCTCGCCGCGCTCGGCGAACCCGGTTCGGCTACGACGCTGGCGGCCAGGCTCGGCCTGCCGCGCCAGAAGGTCAACTATCACTTGCGCGAACTGGAACGCCACGGTCTCATCGAACTCGTCGCCGAGCGCCGCAAGGGGAACATGACCGAGCGGGTGATGCGGGCGACGGCACAGTCATTCGTGATCTCGCCATCCGCGCTCGGGGGAGTGGCTCCCGATCCGCGGCGTGGCGTGAATGAATTCTCTGCGCGCTGGATGCTCGCGGTTGCCGCCCGGCTCGTTCAGGAGGTCGGCACCCTGCTCGACCGGGCGGCGCGCGCGCACCGCCCCGTCGCGACGTTCACGATCGACAGCGAACTGCGCTTCGCATCTGCGGCCGATCGCGCCGATTTCAGCGCCGAACTCGCCCTCAGGATCGCAGAGCTCGTCGCGCGTTATGACGCGCCACATGCCCCCGGTGGCCGCGCCCACCGGCTCGTCGTCGCGCTGCACCCGAGCATCACCAGGAACCCGGAAGAACCGCGTACACCTGCAGACAGGGGGAACTGA